Part of the Pseudomonas baltica genome is shown below.
TGCTGTTGATGCCCCTCAGCACCCAGAGCGAAATGATCGAGCAATTGCGCGAATACCTCAACCCACAACGCCCGGTGAGCCCCGCGTGAGCGCCCTCGACCAACTGCAGCCCTTGATGCTGCCGCCGGCCGTCAGCGCCTGGCCGCTGGCGCCCGGCTGGTGGGCGCTGCCGGTCTTCGTGGGCGTGCTGGCCTGGGGTCTGTGGCGCGCGCGCGGGCGCTGGCAACGCGCGCCCGAACCCGAGCGCAGCGAACTCCCTCTCGACCCGGTACGCCTCGAAGCCCTGGCCCAGCTCGCCGTCATGCCGCGGCCCTACAGCGCCCCGGCCGGGGAGTGGCTGCAACAGCTCAACGCCCTGCTCAAGCGCCTGTGCCGCAACCATTACCCCAACGCCAACAGCCATACGCTCAACGGCCGCGAGTGGCTGGCGTTCCTCGACAACCGCTGCCCGGCAGCCGGCCTCACGCGCTGGATGATTCTGGTCGAGGGCGTCTACAAGCCTGAATGCAAACTGGACGACAAGGCCATCAATGGCCTGTATCAGTCGATCGACACCTGGATTCGCAAGCATGTTTGATCTCGCCTGGCCGTGGATCTTCATCCTCCTGCCACTGCCGTGGCTGATGCGCATCCTGCTGCCCGTGGCCGACAGCGGCGAGCCGGTGCTCAAGGTCGGTTTCCTCGACGAACTCGAAGGCCTGGCCGGGCGCCGCGCACGCATCAACCTGCCCGCCTGGCGCCAGCAACTGCCCTACATCCTCCTCTGGCTGTTGCTGCTGTGCGCCGCCGCGCGCCCGCAATGGCTCGGCGCGCCGTTGCCGATCGCCGCCAGCGGCCGCGACCTGCTGGTGGCGGTGGACGTGTCCGGCTCCATGGATTACCCCGACATGCAATGGCAAGGCGAAGACGTCAGCCGCCTGACCCTGGTGAAAAACCTGCTGGGCGACTTTCTGGAGAACCGCACCGGCGATCGCGTCGGCCTGATCCTGTTCGGCAGCCGCGCCTACCTGCAAGCACCGCTGACCTTCGACCGGCGTACCGTGCACACCTGGCTCGACGATGCCCAAGTCGGTATCGCCGGCAAGAACACCGCCATCGGCGATGCCATCGGCCTGGCCCTCAAACGCCTGCGCCAACGTCCCACCCAAAGCCGCGTGCTGGTGCTGGTCACCGACGGCGCCAACAACGCCGGCGAGATTCATCCACTGACTGCGGCGCGCCTGGCGGCACTGGAACACGTGCGCATCTACACCATCGGCATCGGCGCCGACCCCGATCAGGAAAGCGCCATCGGCCTGCCCGGCGTCAATCCGAGCCTGGACCTCGACGAACCGACCCTCAAGCAGATCGCCAGCCTCACCAATGGCAGCTATTTCCGCGCCCGCGACGGCGCCGAACTGCAACGCATCGGTGCCAGCCTCGACCTGCTTGAACCCGTGGCCCAGCAGCCCACCGAAGCGCGCCCGGCGCAGGCGTTGTACAGCTGGCCACTGGCGGCCGCGTTGCTGCTGAGCATGCTGCTGATACTGCGCGAGCACTGGCCGGACAACCCCTTGCAACGGCTGCTGGCCAAGCGGCGCTTTTTGCCGGTGGCCACCCCGCACTGGCGCGAACGCCTCGATCGGCTGCGCCTGCGGAGGCACAAATGAGCGAGCCATGGCCGTTCTGGTTTCGTCCGCTATGGCTGCTGGTGTTGCCGCTGGCGCTGTGGCTGCTCTGGCGCCTGTGGCATCGACCGCGGCGCAGCGGGCGCTGGCAGGCGATTCTGCCGCCGGCCTTCCATGCGGTATTGCTCGGCGGCGGCAGCGGGCGCACCAGCAAACTGCCATGGGCGCTGTTGGCCCTGGCCTGGCTGCTGGCAATCGGTGCACTGCTGGGCCCCAGCTGGCAACGGGTCGAACAGACCACGCAAAAACCAGCCGACCCGCTGGTGGTGCTGTTCGAGCTGACCCCGGAAATGCTCGCCGCCGACGTCAGCCCCAACCGCCTCGAAGTCGCCCGCCGCAAGCTGCTCGACCTGCTCGAAAGCCGTGGCCAGGCGCAGACCGCGATCATCGTCTACGCCGGCAGTGCCCACGTGCTGGTGCCGCTGTCCGACGACCTGATCACCAGCCGCAACCTGCTCGACGCGTTGATCCCCTCGATCATGCCCGAGCCCGGCCAGCGCGCCGATCTGGCCGTGGATCGTGCCTTGGCGCTGCTCAAGCAGGCCGGGCTGGGCCAGGGCCGGCTGCTGCTGATCGCCTCCTCGCTGAGCGATCAGGAGCGCGACGGCCTGCACCGCCGCCTGGGCCGCAACACCCCGCCGCTGTTGATGATCGGTATCGGCACCTCGGAGGGCGCGCCCGTCACCGAGGAAAACGGCGAGCTGCTCAAGGATGCCTTGGGTGGCATCGCCCTGCCGCGCCTCGACAGCGCCAGCCTCGACCACTTCATCGACTCCCTGGGTGGCCATTATCGCCAGGCCCGGGTCGACAGCCTCGACCTGCGCGAACTGGGCCTGCTCGATGCGCCCCACAGCCGGCAGAATCTGCAAAGCACCCTGCAACTCGACACTTGGGAAGACCAGGGCTACTGGCTGCTGTTGCCGCTGCTGTTCCTCGCTGCCTGCGCCGGAAGACGCGGCTGGTTGTTCTGCCTGCCGTTACTGTTGTGTCTGCCACAGCCCAGCTACGCCTTCGACTTCAGCGACCTGTGGTGGCGCGCCGATCAGCGCGGCCAGCAACTGCTCGAAGCGCAACGCCCGGCCGCCGCCGCGCAGCAGTTCGAAGATACCCGCTGGCAAGGCGTGGCACTTTACGAGGCCGGCGATTACGCCGGGGCCCTGGAACGCTTCGCCAAAGACGACACCGCGGCCGGTCACTACAACCGCGGCAACGCCCTGGCCCACAGCGGCGACCTGGCGGCGGCGCTGGATGCCTATGATCAAGCCCTGGAACGTCAGCCCGACCTGCAACCGGCGCTGAAAAACCGCCTGCTGGTGCAGCGCCTGCTCAAGGCTCGCCAGGCCCGCGAGCTGGCCGAAGCGCAGGCACAAAAAGCTCGCGAACAGGCCGCCCACGGCAACCCGTCGACGCCTCCCGATGCCGGTGCCGGCGAAGGCGCCAGCAGCGCGGCCACTGCCGATAGCAGCGCCAGCAATCGCAATGCCGCGGGCGCCGATGACGGCGCGGCGGCTCCGAACAGCCCGCCCGCCGCCAGCAGCGCCCCGCCCGCCACGGCACCGAGCAATCCGAACAGCGGCGCTCTGGCCCCCAATCGCCCGGCAACGCCACCGACCAAAAACGCGCCTCCCGACAGCAGACAATTGGCGGACGCCACGGAACCAGCGCCCAAGGCCCCCGCCGCGCCGCCCGATCAGGACCTCAATGGCGAACAACGCCAGGCCCTGGAACAATGGTTGCGACAAATCCCCGACCACCCCTCAGAATTGCTTCGCAGAAAATTCTGGTACGAACAGCAACAGCGTCAGGACAACCCCCAATGAGCCGCATCAGCGCCTTGCTCTCGATCGTCATCCTTGCCCTGCTGGCCAGCGTCAGCCAGGCCGCGACCCTGGTGGCCAGCGTCGATCGCACCCGCCTGGCCGTCGGTGAGACCTTCGAGCTGACCCTTGCTTCAGACGACTTCACCCAGTTCGGCAAACCCGACCTCTCTGCCCTGCAGGCCGACTTCGAAGTGCGCGACACGCGGCAGATCAACCACTTGACCGGCCTCAATGGCGACGCCCCGGCCACCACCCGCTGGATCATCACCCTGGTGGCGCAGCGCGCTGGCAACCTGAGCATCCCGTCGCTGCAATTGGGTGACGCCCACAGCCAGAGCATCACCCTCACCGTGCTGGCGGCCGATGCGCCCGGCAAACAGAACGCGGCGCCGATCTTCATCGACGCCAGCCTCGACCAAGACCAGGTCTACGTCCAGGCGCAAGCACTCTTGACCCTGCGCGTTTACCACTCCGTGGCGCTGTATGACGACAGCAGCCTCACCCCGTTGCAGATCCCCGACGCGCGCATCGAGTCGCTGGGCCCGCCGCGCACCTATGAAAAACTCATCAATGGCGTGCGCCATGGCGTGATCGAATGGCGCTTCGCAATCTACCCGCAGCGCAGCGGCGAACTGTTGATTCCAGCGTTGGTGTTCAGCGCCACCCCGGCGCAAATGAATGCCGCCGACGACCCTGCCAGTGCTCAGCCGGGCAAGCTGGCCCACGTCAGCTCGGCGCAGATGCCGCTGGAAGTCAAAGCCAAACCGGCGGCCTACCCGGCCGATGCGCCTTGGCTGCCGGCGCGCAGCCTGGCGCTGGAAGAAAGCTGGAGTCCGGAACCTGAGCAGAGCCAGGTCGGCGACTCCCTGACCCGAACCGTCACGATCAAGGCCGATGGCCTGGCCAGTGCGCAGTTGCCACCGCTGCCCGGCGCCGAGCTCAAAGGCCTGCGCCGCTACCCCGACCAGCCGCAACTGAGCAACACCAACAGCGAGCGCGGCCTGATCGGCAGCCGTGAAGAACGCACCGCACTGGTTCCGACCCGCAGCGGCGAAATCGACCTGCCAGCCATCGATGTGCTCTGGTGGAACACCCGCGAAGATCACCTCGAACACAGCAGCCTGCCCGCGCGCAGCCTGCAGGTCAGCGACAGCCCGAGCCTGGCCGTCGACACCCCGGCCGGTGACACCGCCGCGCAAAGCGCCACCGCCAGCGCCTTGTGGCCGTGGAAGCTGGCCACCTTGCTGCTGACCTGCACCACCGCGCTGGGCTTCGGCCTGTGGTGGCGCGCTCGCTCGCAACCGGCGATCCAGCGCGTCGCGCAAACCGGCCCGAGCCCGCGTACACTGCTCGACGATCTCAAGCGCGCCAGCCTGGCCAACGATCCACAGGCCACGCGCCAGGCGCTGGACGCCTGGGCCCGCCAGCAGCCAGAAACCCTGGCCGACATGGCCGCCCGCTTCGTGCCGCTGTCCAATGCCCTGGACGGTCTCAACGGCGCGCTGTACAGCGAGGCCGGGCAGTTCTGGCAAGGCGAGGCGCTGTGGCGCGCCATTGGCACCATCCCGGCCAGCGAACGGCGGCAGACGCCAGGCGGCGACCCCGGCCTGCCGCCGCTCTACCCCAAATAGTCATTCTTCTCCTGTGGGAGCGGGCTCTACCCGCGAAGGCATCACCGCCACACAGAGGAACCCCGACAGGATTCCCATGCGACTGTTCCACACCTCCGACTGGCACCTGGGTCAAAGCCTCCACGGCCAGGACCGCGACTTCGAACACGGCTGCTTTCTCGATTGGCTGCTTGGCCAGCTCAAGCACCGCCAGCCCGACGTACTGCTGATTGCCGGCGATATCTTCGACACCGTCAACCCGCCGGTCAAAGCCCAGGAGCGGCTCTACGACTTCATCGTCGCCGCCCACGAGCAGCAACCGCAGCTGACCATGGTAATGATCGCCGGCAACCACGATTCCGGCTCGCGCATCGAGCTGCCCGCCCCGCTGATGCGCCGCTTGCGCACTCACGCCTTGGGCCGCGTGCTGTGGCTGGACGACGGTCAGCTCGACGCCGAGCGTCTGCTGTTGCCGCTGCCCGATGCCAGCGGCAAGGTCGCCGCCTGGTGCCTGGCCCTGCCGTTCCTGCGCCCGGCGGAAGTCACCGGCCTGCATTTGGGCGACGACTACCTGAAGGGCATTGCCCATGTGCACGAATCCCTGATCAAAGCCGCCAATGCTCGCCGCGAGCCCGACCAGGCGCTGATTGCCATCAGCCACGCGCACATGGCCGGCGGCAGCGTGTCGCTGGAATCCGAGCGCAGCCTGATCATCGGTAACGCCGAAGCCCTGCCTGCCAGCCTGTTCGACGCTAGCATCGCCTACGTCGCCCTCGGCCACTTGCACAAGCCCCAGCAGGTCAACGGTGAATCGCGGATCCGCTACAGCGGCTCGCCGATCCCATTGTCATTCTCCGAGATCGCCTACAAGCACCAGATCCTGCAGATCGAATGCCAGGACGATCAACTGGTAAGCGTCGAAGCGCTGCCCATTCCCCGCGCGGTGGCCCTGATGCGCGTCGGTCCCTTACCTTTGGCCGAGCTGATTAAGCGTTTGAGCGAGTTACCCGATCTCGACCTGCTCGCCGACCCCGAGCGCCAGCCATGGCTCGAAGCGCGGGTGATCCTCGACGAACCGCAACCGGACCTGCGCCACCAGATCGAAACCGCCCTGCAGAACAAAGCCGTGCGCCTGGTGCGCATCGCCGCCGAATACGCCGGCCGCGGCCGCCAGGAGGATGACGACGGCCCGCTGATCGAGCTCGGCCAGCTGAGCCCGGTAGAACTGTTCAGCCGCGCCTGGCAGGACAGCTACGGCAGCGCCGCCGATGATCAGGCCCTGAGCGATTTCGCCCTGCTGTTGCAGGACGTGCAACTGGAGAGCGAAGCATGAAGATCCTCGCCATCCGCCTGAAAAACCTCGCCTCCCTGGCTGGCCCGATCGAAGTCGACTTCACCGCCGAACCCTTGGCCAGCACCGGCCTGTTCGCCATCACTGGCCCCACCGGCGCCGGCAAAAGCACTCTGCTCGACGCTCTCTGCCTGGCGTTGTTCGGGAGCGTGCCGCGCCTGGGCAACCTCAAGCGCGAGACCAAGGTGCCAGACGTCGACAGCGACATCGGCTCCGACGACCCGCGCACCTTGCTGCGCCGTGGCAGCGGCAGCGGCTTTGCCGAGGTGGATTTCGTCGGCATCGATGGCCGTCGCTACCGCGCCCGCTGGGAAACCAACCGCGCCCGCGACAAGGCCAACGGCAAGTTGCAAAACAGCAAACAGAGCCTCTACGACATCGACGCCGAGCAAGTGCTGACCAGCCAGAAGCGCGAGTACGAGCTGCTGATCGAGGCGCGCCTGGGGCTCAATTTCGAGCAGTTCACCCGCGCCGTGATGCTCGCCCAAAGCGAGTTCAGCGCCTTCCTCAAGGCCGACGACAAGGACCGCAGCGAGCTGCTCGAAAAGCTCACCAACACCGCCGTCTACAGCCAGCTCGGGCGCCGCGCCTTCGTCAAGGCACGCGAAGCCCAGGACGCGCACCGCCAGCTAGAATCCGAAGCCGTGGGCGTGCAACCGCTCAGCGAAGACGAGCGCAGCCTGCTCGATCAGCAGTTCAGTGAAGCCCAGCAGCAACTCGAAGCGCAGCGCGGTCAACTCAAGCAGCTCGACCAGCAACGCCAGTGGCTGGCCGAATTTCTGCGCCTGCACACCCAGGTCAACGAGGCCGTCACCCAACAGCAGCACGCCCAAGGCCAATGGCAGGCGCTCGCCGGCGAACGGCTCGACCTTGGCCTGCTGGAGCAACTGGGCCCGCAGCGCCATCTGTTCGCCCGCCGCCAGGTGTTGCAGGCGCAGTTGACGCCCCTGGCCGAACAGCTGCAACAGATGCGCGAACGCCAACGCCGGCTGAGCAGCGAACAAGCCCAACTGCAAAGTGCCGGTGAGCAAGCGCGCCAGGCCTTGAGTGCGGCCCAGGCGCAACAAAGCGAATCGGCACCGCGCCTGCGCCAGGCGTTCGAGGCCGAGCGCGATCTGGCCCGCATGCAACAAGAGGCCGACGCCCTGCAAGCCCAGGTCGCGACTCACCACCAACAGACCGAGGCCGGGCAAAAAAGCCTCGACGATCTGCTCGCCCGTCAGCAACTGAGCGCCGCCACCCTGGAGCGGCTGCAGGGCGAGCTGGAAAAATCCGCCGAACTGGCGCCGCTGGCCGACGCCTGGAGCGCCTGGCGCGATCGGTTGCAGGCCTACTTGCTGGTGCACAACCGCCTCGCCCAGGGCAGCACCGAACTGGCCCAATTGCGAGCGCGCGCCCAGCGTACCGGCGAGACCTTGGCGGCCCAGCGCAGTACCCTCGAGGTGCTGTACCGCGAAGCCGATACCGAGCCGGATGCCGTCGCCGAGCAGGTGCAGATACTCGCCAGCCTGCTGCAAGACAACCGCAAGCAACACCGCGCCCTCGAAGAACTGTCGCGCCTGTGGGCCAGCCTGCAGGAACTCGACCGCCGCGCCGCCGCCTTGCAGGAAGATCAAGCCACCGCCCAGCAGCAACGCGAGCAACTCACCGGCGAAGGCTTGCAGACCCGCGACGCCTTGCAAGTGGCCGAGCAGGCCCTGAGCGTCACCCGCGCCTTGCTCGAGCGCCAGCGCC
Proteins encoded:
- a CDS encoding DUF4381 domain-containing protein; translation: MSALDQLQPLMLPPAVSAWPLAPGWWALPVFVGVLAWGLWRARGRWQRAPEPERSELPLDPVRLEALAQLAVMPRPYSAPAGEWLQQLNALLKRLCRNHYPNANSHTLNGREWLAFLDNRCPAAGLTRWMILVEGVYKPECKLDDKAINGLYQSIDTWIRKHV
- a CDS encoding VWA domain-containing protein, encoding MFDLAWPWIFILLPLPWLMRILLPVADSGEPVLKVGFLDELEGLAGRRARINLPAWRQQLPYILLWLLLLCAAARPQWLGAPLPIAASGRDLLVAVDVSGSMDYPDMQWQGEDVSRLTLVKNLLGDFLENRTGDRVGLILFGSRAYLQAPLTFDRRTVHTWLDDAQVGIAGKNTAIGDAIGLALKRLRQRPTQSRVLVLVTDGANNAGEIHPLTAARLAALEHVRIYTIGIGADPDQESAIGLPGVNPSLDLDEPTLKQIASLTNGSYFRARDGAELQRIGASLDLLEPVAQQPTEARPAQALYSWPLAAALLLSMLLILREHWPDNPLQRLLAKRRFLPVATPHWRERLDRLRLRRHK
- a CDS encoding VWA domain-containing protein; this translates as MSEPWPFWFRPLWLLVLPLALWLLWRLWHRPRRSGRWQAILPPAFHAVLLGGGSGRTSKLPWALLALAWLLAIGALLGPSWQRVEQTTQKPADPLVVLFELTPEMLAADVSPNRLEVARRKLLDLLESRGQAQTAIIVYAGSAHVLVPLSDDLITSRNLLDALIPSIMPEPGQRADLAVDRALALLKQAGLGQGRLLLIASSLSDQERDGLHRRLGRNTPPLLMIGIGTSEGAPVTEENGELLKDALGGIALPRLDSASLDHFIDSLGGHYRQARVDSLDLRELGLLDAPHSRQNLQSTLQLDTWEDQGYWLLLPLLFLAACAGRRGWLFCLPLLLCLPQPSYAFDFSDLWWRADQRGQQLLEAQRPAAAAQQFEDTRWQGVALYEAGDYAGALERFAKDDTAAGHYNRGNALAHSGDLAAALDAYDQALERQPDLQPALKNRLLVQRLLKARQARELAEAQAQKAREQAAHGNPSTPPDAGAGEGASSAATADSSASNRNAAGADDGAAAPNSPPAASSAPPATAPSNPNSGALAPNRPATPPTKNAPPDSRQLADATEPAPKAPAAPPDQDLNGEQRQALEQWLRQIPDHPSELLRRKFWYEQQQRQDNPQ
- a CDS encoding BatD family protein; this translates as MSRISALLSIVILALLASVSQAATLVASVDRTRLAVGETFELTLASDDFTQFGKPDLSALQADFEVRDTRQINHLTGLNGDAPATTRWIITLVAQRAGNLSIPSLQLGDAHSQSITLTVLAADAPGKQNAAPIFIDASLDQDQVYVQAQALLTLRVYHSVALYDDSSLTPLQIPDARIESLGPPRTYEKLINGVRHGVIEWRFAIYPQRSGELLIPALVFSATPAQMNAADDPASAQPGKLAHVSSAQMPLEVKAKPAAYPADAPWLPARSLALEESWSPEPEQSQVGDSLTRTVTIKADGLASAQLPPLPGAELKGLRRYPDQPQLSNTNSERGLIGSREERTALVPTRSGEIDLPAIDVLWWNTREDHLEHSSLPARSLQVSDSPSLAVDTPAGDTAAQSATASALWPWKLATLLLTCTTALGFGLWWRARSQPAIQRVAQTGPSPRTLLDDLKRASLANDPQATRQALDAWARQQPETLADMAARFVPLSNALDGLNGALYSEAGQFWQGEALWRAIGTIPASERRQTPGGDPGLPPLYPK
- a CDS encoding exonuclease SbcCD subunit D C-terminal domain-containing protein, which gives rise to MRLFHTSDWHLGQSLHGQDRDFEHGCFLDWLLGQLKHRQPDVLLIAGDIFDTVNPPVKAQERLYDFIVAAHEQQPQLTMVMIAGNHDSGSRIELPAPLMRRLRTHALGRVLWLDDGQLDAERLLLPLPDASGKVAAWCLALPFLRPAEVTGLHLGDDYLKGIAHVHESLIKAANARREPDQALIAISHAHMAGGSVSLESERSLIIGNAEALPASLFDASIAYVALGHLHKPQQVNGESRIRYSGSPIPLSFSEIAYKHQILQIECQDDQLVSVEALPIPRAVALMRVGPLPLAELIKRLSELPDLDLLADPERQPWLEARVILDEPQPDLRHQIETALQNKAVRLVRIAAEYAGRGRQEDDDGPLIELGQLSPVELFSRAWQDSYGSAADDQALSDFALLLQDVQLESEA